In Pseudomonas sp. R76, one genomic interval encodes:
- a CDS encoding type I secretion system permease/ATPase, producing MRHVGNETLAALTAYKSGFFNIGLFSAVINLLMLAPALYMLQVYDRVLASGNQMTLLMLTLMILGLFGLMGALEWVRSQVVIRLGTQMDMRLNQRVYDAAFEAQLKGSTQAAGQALQDLTTLRQFATGQALFAFFDAPWFPVYLLVIFLFHPWLGLLALGGAVFLIALAWVNHHVSQAPMAQASQLAINASQQATANLRNAETIEAMGMLGTLRGRWFSQHQAFLAQQNLASEKTAAVTAWSKGVRLALQSLVLGLGALLAVQGDITPGMMIAGSILMGRVLSPIDQLIGVWKQWGSARLAYERLSQLLADNPARPVRMSLPVPKGQLTVEHVSACAPGSRRPALANLGFDLPAGEVLGVIGPSGCGKSTLARVLVGAWAPLAGKVRLDGADLSQWDKQQLGPHIGYLPQDIQLFAGSIAQNIARFAEVEADKVLAAAQMAGVHELILQLPQGYDTPLGEGGAGLSGGQKQRVALARALYSLPALIVLDEPNANLDEVGEQALLQAIAQLKQQRRTVILITHKANVLTLTDQLLILKDGQLQAFGPTARVLEARQKPAPSKPVSSMSMSYRLGEGKPA from the coding sequence ATGCGCCACGTCGGCAACGAAACCCTGGCCGCCCTCACGGCCTATAAAAGTGGCTTCTTCAACATCGGCCTGTTCTCGGCGGTGATCAACCTGCTGATGCTGGCCCCGGCGCTCTACATGTTGCAGGTGTACGACCGGGTGCTGGCTTCGGGCAATCAGATGACCCTGCTGATGCTGACGTTGATGATCCTCGGCCTGTTCGGCCTGATGGGCGCGTTGGAGTGGGTGCGCAGCCAGGTGGTGATCCGCCTCGGCACACAAATGGACATGCGCTTGAACCAGCGGGTGTACGACGCCGCGTTCGAAGCGCAACTCAAGGGCAGTACCCAGGCGGCAGGCCAGGCATTGCAAGACTTGACCACCCTGCGCCAGTTCGCCACCGGCCAGGCACTGTTCGCATTTTTTGATGCGCCGTGGTTTCCGGTGTACCTGCTGGTGATCTTCCTGTTCCATCCCTGGCTCGGCCTGTTGGCGTTGGGCGGTGCGGTGTTTTTGATCGCGTTGGCGTGGGTCAACCATCATGTCAGCCAGGCGCCAATGGCCCAGGCCAGCCAGCTCGCCATCAATGCCAGCCAGCAGGCCACGGCCAACTTGCGTAACGCTGAAACCATCGAGGCCATGGGCATGCTCGGCACTTTGCGCGGGCGTTGGTTCAGCCAGCATCAAGCGTTTCTCGCCCAGCAAAACCTGGCCAGTGAAAAGACCGCCGCCGTCACCGCCTGGTCCAAGGGCGTGCGCCTGGCGCTGCAATCACTGGTGCTGGGGTTGGGCGCATTGCTGGCGGTGCAGGGTGATATCACGCCGGGGATGATGATCGCCGGCTCGATCCTGATGGGCCGGGTGCTCAGCCCTATCGACCAGTTGATCGGCGTGTGGAAGCAATGGGGTTCGGCGCGCCTGGCCTATGAGCGGTTGTCGCAGCTGCTGGCGGACAACCCGGCGCGCCCGGTGCGCATGAGTTTGCCGGTGCCCAAAGGCCAATTGACCGTCGAGCACGTCAGCGCCTGCGCGCCGGGCAGCCGTCGGCCGGCGTTGGCCAATCTTGGTTTCGACCTGCCGGCCGGCGAAGTGCTGGGCGTGATCGGACCATCGGGTTGCGGCAAATCCACATTGGCGCGCGTGCTGGTCGGCGCCTGGGCACCGCTGGCCGGCAAGGTGCGCCTGGACGGCGCCGACCTGAGCCAGTGGGACAAGCAGCAACTCGGCCCGCACATCGGCTACCTGCCGCAGGACATCCAACTGTTCGCCGGCAGCATCGCGCAAAACATCGCGCGGTTTGCCGAGGTGGAGGCTGACAAGGTCCTCGCCGCTGCACAGATGGCGGGTGTACACGAACTGATCCTGCAATTGCCCCAAGGCTACGACACACCACTGGGCGAGGGCGGCGCCGGTTTGTCCGGCGGCCAGAAACAACGTGTGGCGCTGGCGCGTGCGTTGTACAGCCTGCCCGCGCTGATCGTGCTGGATGAGCCCAACGCCAATCTCGACGAAGTCGGTGAACAGGCGTTGCTCCAGGCCATTGCGCAACTCAAGCAGCAGCGGCGCACCGTGATTCTGATTACCCACAAAGCCAACGTGCTGACCCTGACCGATCAGTTGCTGATCCTCAAGGACGGCCAATTGCAGGCCTTCGGCCCGACCGCGCGGGTATTGGAGGCGCGGCAGAAACCCGCGCCAAGCAAACCGGTGTCGAGCATGAGCATGAGTTACCGCCTAGGTGAAGGAAAACCGGCATGA
- a CDS encoding heme acquisition protein HasA gives MTISVSYDSGLGSLSVSDYLSAWAVGFNTAGHGASNTGGFSNGTLSGDQYSTHGASGSEYAFIADSDTSNGLHYVFNPSLPAGNNLNHYLWGDLDNVQLGTGLGGGSGSDFTLNDFKVAFNGLDLSAAEGAGRAGNEVQSVIFGLMQGNTTALETVLNNVLDDFGLSTASTFDEVSAGLAAHASAASADVALVGVQDVAQDWALAA, from the coding sequence ATGACTATTTCTGTTAGCTACGATTCGGGCCTGGGTTCACTGTCGGTCTCCGACTACCTGAGCGCTTGGGCTGTTGGGTTCAACACGGCTGGCCACGGCGCCAGCAACACCGGTGGTTTCAGCAACGGCACCCTCAGCGGCGATCAGTATTCGACCCACGGCGCCAGCGGCTCCGAATACGCGTTTATCGCCGACAGCGACACCAGCAATGGCCTGCACTATGTGTTCAACCCTTCGCTGCCTGCCGGCAACAACCTGAACCACTACCTGTGGGGCGACCTGGACAACGTGCAACTGGGCACCGGCCTAGGCGGCGGTAGCGGCAGCGACTTCACCTTGAACGACTTCAAAGTCGCATTCAACGGCCTCGACCTGAGCGCCGCCGAAGGTGCCGGCCGTGCGGGCAATGAGGTACAGAGCGTGATCTTCGGCCTGATGCAGGGCAACACCACTGCGCTGGAAACCGTGCTCAACAACGTGCTCGACGACTTTGGCCTGTCCACCGCCAGCACCTTCGACGAAGTGTCGGCGGGCCTGGCGGCACACGCCAGCGCAGCCAGCGCCGATGTCGCCCTGGTCGGCGTGCAAGATGTGGCGCAGGACTGGGCACTCGCTGCCTGA
- a CDS encoding TonB-dependent receptor, with amino-acid sequence MSALTKGRVTGSRLALAIHLGLFAITAPVYAAQPQAGATQTAVQMFDIPAQPLGSAVLAFADQAGLQVLFDSQRLQGLSSTALKGSFSVQEGLGRLLGGAPVEYRFTGERQVTLNRVADTHDGAMTVGTTTITGNTNGQAGDWVYQSPKSVAVISRDMIDKRPPRHAADMLEETAGVYTAVNQRDPGLSVNIRGVQDYGRVNMNIDGMRQNFNVNGHQQRNGTMLIDPEFISSIEIDKGSQSGQGGAAVLGGIASFKTLDASEFLKDGKEIGGRFRAGSGIGELGNGTYFNGSGVVAFGDERGDVLLGYSERHFGNYRAGTHNDQKLGTHMRARKYAPAAFDDWLNSEVGDMGSVTRSQIVKFGLNLPNDQRVQLSYLESDSDSNDAWAYIADDLQSVYYHRVSKNNLNAKNFALDYSYTPDNPLIDLKAKVYYVTTQLGRANTPTLSTPGTGNYVGAYTDHFQTDTWGLQGDNTSRFDFGERGHLSWNYGLEMYQDEFKPRTNKVEAANDLALLPYAEGSTPSGKRTIASLFNNLQYEYGDWLTLDAGLRYDRYRLEGQTGMTLYRRDRFFNSLVGAKRVSEVIDVDREEGKFSPTFGIAVKPGVDWLQLYTRWGKGWRPPAVTETFMTGRPHGGGSGERVFPNPYLKPEESRDWEVGTNVFKEGLFFNDDRLGMKVAYFDTRIENFSFLNTSVSLPETQVGGFLGTMAYVNNTNPTRFRGLEYQLNYDMGRAYANLSYTHMIGSNEFCSKNYYMGGAKTTGPRTTRLERFTLPNGRISLRPVTTYEVLDDNVANNKESCGRIMGNATYMPADRGSLTLGARFLEKRLDTGVRVRYSAGNGENLNQQGYELMDQAMWPQYTLYDLYASYWMTDHLNIALALENATDEAYFVAMGDANNLSLARGRTLSGMLEYKF; translated from the coding sequence ATGTCAGCACTCACCAAGGGGCGTGTCACCGGTAGCCGGTTAGCCCTGGCCATTCACTTGGGCCTGTTCGCCATAACAGCGCCGGTGTATGCCGCGCAACCCCAAGCGGGCGCCACCCAGACTGCGGTGCAGATGTTCGATATTCCGGCGCAACCTTTGGGCAGCGCCGTGCTGGCGTTTGCTGATCAAGCCGGCCTGCAAGTGCTGTTCGACAGCCAGCGTCTGCAAGGCTTGAGCAGTACGGCACTGAAGGGCAGCTTCAGCGTGCAGGAAGGCCTTGGCCGTTTGCTCGGCGGCGCACCGGTGGAGTATCGCTTTACCGGCGAGCGGCAGGTCACCCTCAATCGCGTCGCTGACACCCACGACGGCGCCATGACCGTCGGCACCACCACCATCACCGGCAACACCAACGGCCAGGCCGGCGATTGGGTGTATCAGAGCCCAAAGTCGGTGGCCGTGATCAGCCGTGACATGATCGACAAACGCCCGCCCCGTCACGCCGCCGACATGCTCGAAGAAACCGCCGGCGTCTACACCGCCGTCAATCAGCGCGACCCTGGCCTCTCTGTGAACATTCGCGGCGTGCAGGACTATGGCCGGGTGAACATGAACATCGACGGCATGCGCCAGAACTTCAACGTCAACGGCCACCAGCAGCGCAACGGCACGATGTTGATCGACCCGGAATTCATCTCCAGCATCGAGATCGACAAGGGCAGCCAGTCGGGCCAGGGCGGGGCGGCAGTGCTGGGCGGGATTGCTTCGTTCAAGACCTTGGACGCCAGCGAATTTCTTAAAGATGGCAAAGAGATCGGCGGGCGTTTTCGCGCCGGCAGCGGCATCGGCGAACTGGGTAACGGCACCTACTTCAACGGCAGCGGGGTGGTTGCCTTTGGGGATGAGCGCGGCGATGTGCTGCTGGGTTACAGCGAGCGGCATTTCGGCAACTACCGCGCGGGCACCCATAACGATCAAAAGCTAGGCACCCATATGCGCGCGCGTAAATACGCGCCGGCGGCCTTTGATGATTGGTTGAACAGCGAAGTTGGCGATATGGGCAGTGTCACCCGTTCGCAGATCGTCAAGTTCGGTCTGAACCTGCCCAATGACCAGCGCGTGCAGCTGAGCTACCTGGAAAGCGACAGCGACAGCAATGATGCCTGGGCTTACATCGCCGATGACCTGCAGAGCGTCTACTACCATCGCGTGAGCAAGAACAACCTCAACGCCAAGAACTTCGCGCTGGACTACAGCTACACGCCGGATAACCCGCTGATCGACCTGAAAGCCAAGGTCTACTACGTCACCACCCAACTGGGTCGCGCCAATACCCCCACGCTGTCCACGCCAGGCACGGGGAACTACGTGGGCGCCTACACCGACCACTTCCAGACCGACACCTGGGGGCTGCAGGGTGACAACACCTCGCGCTTTGATTTCGGTGAGCGCGGCCATCTGAGCTGGAACTACGGCCTGGAGATGTACCAGGACGAGTTCAAGCCACGCACCAACAAAGTTGAGGCCGCCAACGACCTCGCACTGCTGCCCTATGCCGAAGGCAGTACGCCGAGTGGCAAGCGCACCATCGCCAGCCTGTTCAACAACCTGCAATACGAATACGGCGATTGGCTGACCCTGGATGCAGGCCTGCGTTACGACCGCTATCGGCTCGAAGGCCAGACCGGCATGACCTTGTACCGGCGCGACCGCTTCTTCAATAGCCTGGTGGGCGCAAAGCGTGTGTCGGAAGTGATCGATGTGGACCGTGAAGAAGGAAAGTTCTCCCCCACCTTCGGTATCGCGGTCAAGCCGGGCGTTGACTGGCTGCAACTCTATACCCGTTGGGGCAAGGGCTGGCGCCCGCCGGCGGTCACCGAGACCTTCATGACCGGCCGCCCCCACGGCGGCGGTTCCGGGGAGCGGGTGTTCCCCAACCCGTACCTCAAGCCTGAAGAATCGCGGGATTGGGAAGTGGGCACGAACGTGTTCAAGGAGGGCTTGTTCTTCAATGACGACCGCCTCGGCATGAAGGTGGCGTACTTCGATACCCGGATTGAAAACTTCTCCTTCCTCAACACCAGCGTCAGCTTGCCCGAGACCCAAGTAGGCGGCTTTCTCGGGACCATGGCCTACGTCAACAACACCAACCCGACGCGCTTTCGCGGTTTGGAATACCAGCTCAATTACGACATGGGCCGCGCATACGCCAACCTCAGCTACACGCACATGATCGGCAGTAATGAGTTCTGCTCGAAGAACTATTACATGGGCGGGGCCAAGACCACCGGGCCAAGAACCACGCGCCTGGAACGCTTCACGCTGCCGAACGGGCGCATCAGCCTGCGGCCGGTCACAACCTACGAAGTGCTGGACGACAACGTCGCCAACAACAAGGAAAGCTGCGGCCGAATCATGGGCAACGCCACCTACATGCCTGCCGATCGCGGCTCGCTGACGCTGGGCGCGCGCTTCCTGGAAAAGCGCCTGGATACCGGCGTGCGTGTGCGTTACAGCGCGGGTAACGGCGAAAACCTCAATCAGCAAGGCTACGAGCTGATGGACCAGGCGATGTGGCCGCAATACACCCTCTATGACCTGTACGCCAGTTACTGGATGACCGATCACCTGAACATCGCACTGGCGTTGGAAAACGCCACCGACGAAGCCTATTTCGTCGCCATGGGCGATGCCAACAACCTCAGCCTGGCGCGCGGGCGGACGCTGAGCGGGATGCTGGAATACAAGTTCTGA
- a CDS encoding FecR family protein: MNSQGPQQHSITEAAAEWTVRLHAGALTEQEQAELRHWIACDSRHEAALRFAEQTWAALGELHKDEPVHRQRPSSAPLPVRRPKRRRLWQRVAAVAVVVLVAGVGWVRGPDALLRLQADYVTQKGEVRTVHLADGSAVVLDSASAIRLDYDGVQRRISLIQGSAIFDVAPMTGQETRPFVVQSAAGQTRALGTRFVVEREGASQAWVGVLQHSVEVSLQTAPKNGPSESVLKEGQVARYSPRDGVVALDRFDVERATSWRRGVLIFDRLPLAKVIEQLNRYRPGHVVLTNPALGDREVSGVFRLDMLDTALGTLTQELQVQRLDLAGLSLIY, translated from the coding sequence GTGAATAGCCAGGGTCCGCAACAGCACAGCATTACCGAGGCGGCCGCCGAGTGGACGGTGCGCCTGCACGCCGGTGCCCTGACCGAACAGGAGCAGGCCGAGCTGCGGCATTGGATCGCCTGCGACAGTCGCCATGAGGCCGCACTGCGTTTTGCCGAGCAGACGTGGGCCGCCTTGGGCGAGTTGCACAAGGACGAACCGGTGCATCGCCAGCGCCCATCTTCAGCACCGTTGCCGGTGCGCCGGCCCAAACGGCGCAGACTCTGGCAGCGCGTGGCGGCCGTCGCGGTGGTTGTGCTGGTGGCGGGCGTTGGCTGGGTGCGTGGGCCGGATGCCTTGCTGCGCCTGCAGGCTGACTATGTCACCCAGAAAGGCGAAGTGCGTACGGTGCACCTGGCCGACGGCAGCGCTGTCGTGCTGGATTCTGCCAGCGCCATCCGCTTGGACTACGACGGCGTACAGCGGCGCATCAGCCTGATTCAGGGCTCGGCGATTTTTGATGTGGCGCCCATGACCGGGCAGGAAACGCGGCCGTTCGTGGTGCAAAGTGCCGCCGGGCAGACGCGTGCGTTGGGCACGCGGTTTGTGGTCGAGCGTGAAGGGGCCAGCCAGGCCTGGGTTGGCGTGCTACAGCACAGCGTTGAAGTGTCTCTGCAAACCGCACCCAAAAACGGCCCGAGCGAATCCGTGCTCAAGGAGGGCCAGGTCGCGCGCTACAGTCCCCGGGACGGCGTGGTGGCGCTTGATCGATTCGATGTAGAACGCGCCACCAGTTGGCGGCGCGGTGTGTTGATCTTTGACCGGTTGCCACTGGCCAAGGTCATCGAGCAACTCAACCGCTATCGCCCAGGCCACGTGGTGTTGACCAACCCGGCCTTGGGCGATCGCGAAGTCAGCGGCGTGTTCCGCCTCGACATGCTCGACACCGCGCTGGGCACCTTGACCCAGGAACTCCAAGTGCAACGCTTGGACCTGGCGGGCCTCAGCCTGATCTATTGA
- a CDS encoding RNA polymerase sigma factor: MSDVDLKGLFLKHADTLRGYLARKVRDPQLAADLVQESFLRLAEKPAGERIDNSQGYLYRTASNLLIDHIRQEARRKTDSVPHEALAEIEDDVAGLEAQAMAQQQRQALKQALAELPERTQQVFRLNRIEGMTHAQVARRLEISDSSVQKHLAKALAYVMQRLQEGEVKPSDE; encoded by the coding sequence TTGTCGGACGTGGATCTCAAAGGCCTGTTTCTCAAGCACGCCGATACCCTGCGCGGGTATCTGGCGCGCAAGGTGCGGGACCCGCAATTGGCCGCAGACCTGGTGCAGGAGAGTTTCCTGCGCCTGGCGGAAAAACCGGCCGGCGAGCGCATCGACAACTCCCAGGGCTATCTCTATCGAACGGCGAGCAATCTGCTGATCGACCATATTCGCCAGGAGGCGCGGCGCAAGACAGACTCCGTGCCCCACGAGGCGCTGGCCGAGATTGAAGATGACGTGGCCGGCTTGGAGGCGCAGGCAATGGCGCAGCAGCAGCGACAGGCATTGAAGCAGGCACTGGCGGAGTTGCCGGAACGCACCCAGCAGGTTTTCCGTCTGAACCGCATCGAAGGCATGACCCATGCCCAGGTGGCCCGGCGCCTGGAGATCTCCGACAGCTCTGTGCAGAAGCATCTGGCCAAGGCCTTGGCGTATGTGATGCAACGCTTGCAGGAAGGCGAGGTGAAGCCATCCGACGAATGA
- the aroQ gene encoding type II 3-dehydroquinate dehydratase, whose protein sequence is MPPIVLVLNGPNLNLLGTREPATYGHETLADIAALCGRSAEKLGLKIEFRQTNHEGELLDWIHGARARCAGIVINPAAWTHTSVAIRDALVASEVPVIEVHLSNVHAREAFRHHSFVSPIAKAVLAGFGSHGYHLALEHFSHTLKG, encoded by the coding sequence ATGCCGCCTATCGTGCTGGTGCTCAACGGCCCCAACCTCAACCTGCTCGGCACTCGCGAGCCCGCCACCTATGGCCATGAAACCCTGGCCGACATCGCCGCCCTGTGCGGCCGCAGCGCGGAAAAACTCGGGCTGAAAATTGAGTTCCGCCAGACCAACCATGAAGGTGAATTACTCGACTGGATCCACGGCGCCCGCGCCCGGTGCGCCGGCATCGTGATCAACCCCGCGGCCTGGACCCACACTTCGGTAGCGATTCGCGACGCCCTCGTCGCCAGTGAAGTGCCGGTGATCGAAGTGCATTTATCCAACGTGCACGCACGTGAGGCGTTTCGGCATCACTCCTTTGTCTCACCCATTGCCAAGGCAGTGCTCGCAGGCTTCGGCAGCCACGGCTACCACCTGGCCCTGGAACATTTCAGCCACACGTTGAAAGGGTGA
- a CDS encoding shikimate dehydrogenase produces MKPRILAGLIGSGIQASRTPALHEQEGDAQGLRYLYRLIDLEPLQLNINALPDLLDAAERMQFTGLNITYPCKQAILPLLDELSDEARGIGAVNTVVFRNGKRIGHNTDCLGFAEGFRRNLSDVARQRVVQMGAGGAGAAVAHALLAEGVEQLSIFDVDKARAHDLVDNLTQHFGSGRAQVGNHLESAIAEADGLVNTTPMGMAKLPGTPVPSSLLRAQLWVAEIVYFPLETELLRDARALGCRTLDGGNMAVFQAVKAFELFSGEAPDAQRMLAHFQSMNT; encoded by the coding sequence ATGAAACCGCGCATCCTCGCCGGCCTGATCGGCTCGGGCATCCAAGCCTCCCGCACCCCTGCCCTGCATGAACAAGAAGGTGACGCCCAGGGCCTGCGTTATCTGTACCGCCTGATTGATCTGGAACCGCTGCAACTGAACATCAACGCCCTGCCCGACCTGCTGGACGCCGCCGAGCGGATGCAGTTCACCGGGTTGAACATTACCTACCCGTGCAAGCAAGCGATCCTACCGTTACTCGATGAGTTATCCGACGAAGCTCGAGGCATTGGCGCGGTCAACACCGTGGTGTTCAGGAACGGCAAACGCATCGGTCACAACACCGACTGCCTGGGTTTCGCCGAAGGGTTTCGGCGCAATTTAAGTGATGTTGCGCGTCAACGCGTGGTGCAGATGGGCGCCGGCGGTGCAGGTGCGGCGGTGGCCCATGCGTTGCTGGCGGAAGGCGTGGAACAGTTGAGCATTTTCGACGTAGACAAGGCTCGCGCCCACGACCTTGTGGATAACCTCACGCAGCATTTCGGCAGCGGCCGCGCTCAGGTCGGCAACCATTTGGAAAGCGCCATCGCCGAGGCGGATGGCCTGGTCAATACCACGCCGATGGGCATGGCCAAACTGCCCGGCACGCCGGTGCCGAGCAGCCTGTTGCGGGCGCAATTATGGGTGGCGGAAATAGTGTACTTTCCGCTGGAAACCGAGCTGCTGCGCGACGCCCGCGCCTTGGGTTGCCGCACGCTGGATGGCGGCAACATGGCGGTGTTTCAGGCCGTGAAGGCGTTCGAGTTGTTCAGTGGCGAAGCGCCGGATGCGCAGAGGATGTTGGCGCACTTTCAGAGCATGAATACCTGA
- a CDS encoding TetR/AcrR family transcriptional regulator has protein sequence MTLTPDLSAVSDAPRKSRKNNPEKTRENILQEAIVEFVQQGLSGARVDAIAERIHTSKRMIYYYFGSKEQLYVEVLEKLYGDIRNTETRMNLTALEPREAIRRLVEFTFDHHDQNVDFVRIVSIENINNAEYVKRSDSIKAMNSNILEGLGATLRRGAEMGLFRQGLDPLDVHLLINSFSFYRVSNRHTFSEIFQIELADEAVKQRHREMICDSVMRYLQV, from the coding sequence ATGACCCTGACCCCCGACCTCTCCGCTGTGTCAGACGCACCGCGCAAGAGTCGTAAGAACAACCCGGAAAAGACCCGCGAAAATATCCTTCAGGAAGCCATTGTCGAGTTTGTTCAGCAGGGCCTGTCCGGCGCTCGCGTGGATGCCATCGCCGAGCGTATCCACACCTCCAAGCGCATGATCTATTACTACTTCGGCAGCAAGGAGCAGTTGTACGTCGAAGTGCTGGAGAAACTCTACGGCGATATTCGCAACACCGAAACCCGCATGAACCTCACGGCCCTGGAACCGCGCGAAGCGATACGGCGGCTGGTGGAATTCACCTTTGATCACCATGACCAGAACGTGGATTTCGTGCGGATCGTCAGCATCGAAAATATCAACAACGCCGAATACGTAAAGCGCTCGGACTCGATCAAGGCGATGAACAGCAATATTCTCGAGGGGCTGGGGGCAACGTTGCGGCGGGGCGCCGAGATGGGGTTGTTCCGCCAGGGGTTGGACCCGTTGGACGTGCACCTGCTGATCAACTCATTCAGTTTCTACCGGGTGTCCAACCGTCATACATTCAGCGAGATTTTTCAGATCGAGCTGGCGGACGAAGCGGTTAAACAACGGCACCGCGAGATGATTTGTGACTCGGTGATGCGTTATCTCCAGGTCTGA
- the quiC gene encoding 3-dehydroshikimate dehydratase QuiC, translated as MQRSIATVSLSGTLPEKLEAISAAGFDGVEVFENDLLYYDGSPREVRQMCADLGIAITLFQPFRDFEGCRRDRLARNLERAERKFDLMQELGTDLVLVCSNASADCVGDERILLDDLSLLAEHAGRRGLRIGYEALAWGKHVNTWQQVWNLVRQVDHPSLGVLLDSFHTLSLKGDPSGIADIPGDKIFFVQMADAPILAMDVLEWSRHFRCFPGQGEFDLAGFLAPIIKSGYTGPLSLEIFNDGFRAAPTRANAADGLRSLLYLEEKTRQRLAQEQPAKPVDILFETPAASEYDGIEFLEFAVDENLGAKLTQWLERLGFVKAGQHRSKSVSLLRQGDINLILNCEPYSFAHNFFEAHGPSLCATAIRVKDSAKALQRAVAYKGQPYRGLVGPNELELAAVRAPDGSLIYLVDPSEGGLYDTDFNLQANTASSGGLLRIDHMAMALPADSLDSWVLFYKSLLDFEADDEVVLPDPYGLVKSRALRSRCSSIRLPLNISENRNTAISHALSSYRGSGVHHIAFDCADIFAEVSRAKEAGVPLLDIPLNYYDDLAARFDFDDEFLSELAYYNVLYDRDAQGGELFHVYTEPFEGRFFFEIIQRKNGYAGYGAANVAVRLAAMAKSRSGAVRQARL; from the coding sequence ATGCAACGTTCCATTGCCACCGTTTCCTTGAGCGGCACCCTGCCGGAAAAGCTCGAAGCCATTTCCGCCGCCGGTTTTGATGGGGTCGAAGTCTTCGAAAACGATTTGTTGTATTACGATGGCAGCCCACGGGAAGTTAGGCAGATGTGCGCCGACCTTGGCATCGCCATCACCTTGTTCCAGCCGTTCCGCGACTTTGAAGGCTGCCGCCGCGACCGCCTGGCGCGCAACCTGGAACGCGCCGAACGCAAGTTCGACTTGATGCAGGAACTGGGCACTGACCTGGTCTTGGTGTGCAGCAATGCTTCCGCCGATTGCGTCGGCGATGAACGTATTTTGCTCGACGACCTCAGCCTGCTCGCCGAACACGCCGGCCGCCGTGGTCTGCGCATCGGCTATGAAGCCCTGGCCTGGGGCAAGCATGTGAACACCTGGCAGCAGGTGTGGAACCTGGTGCGGCAGGTCGACCACCCGAGCCTCGGCGTGTTGCTCGACAGTTTTCACACCCTGTCACTCAAGGGCGACCCGAGTGGAATCGCCGATATTCCCGGTGACAAAATCTTCTTTGTGCAAATGGCCGATGCGCCGATCCTGGCCATGGATGTGCTGGAGTGGAGCCGGCATTTCCGCTGCTTCCCGGGGCAGGGCGAGTTCGACCTGGCGGGCTTTCTCGCGCCAATCATCAAGAGTGGCTACACCGGACCGCTGTCCCTGGAAATTTTCAATGACGGTTTCCGTGCGGCCCCGACCCGGGCCAATGCGGCGGATGGCTTGCGTTCGCTGCTGTACCTTGAAGAGAAAACCCGTCAGCGCCTGGCGCAGGAACAGCCTGCCAAGCCGGTCGATATTCTGTTTGAAACCCCGGCCGCCAGTGAATACGACGGCATCGAATTCCTCGAATTTGCCGTGGATGAAAACCTCGGCGCCAAGCTCACGCAGTGGCTGGAGCGCCTGGGGTTCGTCAAAGCCGGGCAGCACCGTTCCAAGAGTGTGAGCCTGTTGCGCCAGGGTGACATCAACCTGATCCTCAACTGCGAACCCTATTCCTTTGCCCACAACTTTTTTGAAGCCCATGGGCCGTCGCTGTGCGCCACGGCCATTCGGGTCAAGGACAGCGCCAAGGCGTTGCAGCGGGCGGTGGCCTACAAGGGCCAGCCTTATCGCGGTCTCGTGGGGCCAAATGAGCTTGAGCTGGCCGCCGTGCGCGCGCCGGACGGCAGCCTGATTTACCTGGTAGACCCAAGCGAAGGCGGGCTGTATGACACCGACTTCAACCTGCAAGCGAATACGGCCTCAAGCGGCGGGCTGCTGCGCATTGACCATATGGCCATGGCGCTGCCGGCCGACAGCCTCGACAGCTGGGTGCTGTTCTACAAGAGCCTGCTGGATTTCGAAGCCGACGACGAGGTGGTACTGCCCGACCCTTATGGCCTGGTGAAAAGCCGCGCGCTACGCAGCCGCTGCAGCTCGATCCGCCTGCCGTTGAATATTTCCGAGAACCGCAACACCGCCATTTCCCACGCGCTGTCGAGCTATCGTGGCTCGGGTGTGCACCATATTGCCTTCGACTGCGCGGACATTTTCGCCGAGGTAAGCCGGGCTAAAGAGGCAGGTGTGCCGTTGCTGGACATCCCGCTCAATTACTACGACGACTTGGCCGCGCGGTTTGATTTCGACGATGAGTTCCTCAGCGAGTTGGCGTACTACAACGTGCTGTACGACCGTGACGCCCAAGGTGGTGAGCTGTTTCACGTGTACACCGAGCCTTTCGAGGGGCGGTTTTTCTTCGAGATCATCCAACGCAAAAACGGCTACGCCGGGTACGGCGCGGCCAACGTGGCGGTGCGCCTGGCGGCGATGGCCAAATCCCGCAGCGGCGCGGTGCGCCAAGCACGGTTATGA